The window TCGCAGGCAAGTTCTACGGTATTGAAGGTCAATTTTGGTGAGGGCGATCGGGTAAAGGCAGGAGATGTCTTGTGTGTTCTTGATACCACATCTCTCACAAACAACATAAAAAATAGCCAGTTGCAGCTTGAACAGGCTAAGCTGAACCTAGAGAGCGCCCAGAAAAATTATGATAGCCTCGTGATAAGGGCTCCTATATCGGGTTACATAACTGATCTCTCTGTACAAAAGGGCAGTACGGTAGGAGCAAATATGGTAATTGCGACCATAAAGGATACCAGTGCGCTTACTGTTACAGCTCCATTTAGTGAAATAGTCGCAAATAGCGTTAAAGTTGGTGATAAAGCGTATGCAGAACTTACGGATGGTTCTTTCACGGTGCAGGGCGTCGTGAGCCATATCGGCGCCAGTTACGCGTATAAAAATGGCATCAAAGCAAAAGACATAACCATCAGGATTGCAAATCCTGGCACGATTCAGTTAAACAGCAATATGTATATATATTTAAACACGCAGAACGGTAAATCGTATTCACTGGCATCAGGACAATTGCAAGTATCAAATACTACCAGCGTAATATCTCAGGTAGCGGGTACTATAACAACTCTTAATGTAAACCAGGGCGATTACGTCAAAGAAGGGGATGTCATTGCCGTCCTTTCAAGCGATAATGTGATAAATAATTTAAATCAGGCCAAGTTGCAGTACGAGATAGCGTTGAATAATTACAATTCCCAGCAAGATACTGTTGATAACTACACGATAAAAGCGCCTTTTGATGGATTAATAACGTCATTGCTGGTGAATGCTGGTGATGTAGTAAAAGAGGGGCAGCAAATAGCTACAATAGCCGATACATCAGGGATGAAAATTACTATTCCCGTCGACGAATTGGACATTGCAAACATAAAAGAAGGTCAGAAGGCTACGATAACGTTTGATGCTATATCGGGCAAAACATACAGCGGAAGGGTAAGCAAGGTAGCAGTGGAAGGTACTTCTCAAAATGGGGTTACCACATATAATGTCGATATAAGCATCGATAACCCTGCAAATGTAAAAATCGGTATGAATGCCAACGCTGAAATACAGATAGCAAGTGCGAAAAATGTGGTGGTACTACCACAGTCTGCTATAATAAAGCTTGGTGGACGCAACTTTGTCATAGAAAAGAAAAATATTCCTGCAAACTTTGATATAACAAAGCTTGCTTCATTTTTAAAGCAATTGTCAACTTCTACCTCAAGTGGGCTTCAGTCGGCGCGAAGAACTGATAGATTTGCGGCATTTCAGTCTACGGGAAGAAATGATACAGCAAATAACAGTACAGCAAATAACAGGTTTACAGGAGAGTACCGGCGTTCAAGCTCTAATAATTCCTTCAGAAATCTCTTGACACCCGTGGAGCTCGGATTGTCTGATAACAATATGGTTGAGATAAAGAGCGGATTGGATGAGGGAACAGAAGTAGTCTTACCATATGCAATAAGTAGTAGCAGTAATAGTAATAACCAGAACAGTCAAAGACAATACAATAGAGATGGCGGCTTTAGAGGAGGATTTATGATGGGACCAGCTCCGGGGAGGTGATAAGGTAATGAATTTGGCAGTAATAGTTTTAAAAAATGTGTGCAAGTATTACAAGATGGGAGAAGAAATCGTGAAAGCCCTTGACGATGTTACTCTTGAAATCGAAAAAGGCTCATTTACCTCAATTATGGGGCCTTCAGGCTCGGGAAAATCTACGCTCATGAATATAATCGGTTGCCTTGATGTGCCTACATCTGGCACATATATTTTAGATGGCATGGATACCAGCAAAATGGACGATGATCAGCTTTCTATGATTAGAAATCGCAAGATAGGTTTTGTCTTTCAATACTATAATCTTCTCCCAAAATTGACGGCAATAGAAAACGTGGAATTACCGCTGATCTACGCAGGGGTGCCAAAGAGCAA of the Caldanaerobius fijiensis DSM 17918 genome contains:
- a CDS encoding efflux RND transporter periplasmic adaptor subunit; translation: MKILKFLRKHILLILIILIIAGGASYYYSATHKKTSSQQLPTVVARRGNISMTVTGSGPVQPVKTVNILSQASSTVLKVNFGEGDRVKAGDVLCVLDTTSLTNNIKNSQLQLEQAKLNLESAQKNYDSLVIRAPISGYITDLSVQKGSTVGANMVIATIKDTSALTVTAPFSEIVANSVKVGDKAYAELTDGSFTVQGVVSHIGASYAYKNGIKAKDITIRIANPGTIQLNSNMYIYLNTQNGKSYSLASGQLQVSNTTSVISQVAGTITTLNVNQGDYVKEGDVIAVLSSDNVINNLNQAKLQYEIALNNYNSQQDTVDNYTIKAPFDGLITSLLVNAGDVVKEGQQIATIADTSGMKITIPVDELDIANIKEGQKATITFDAISGKTYSGRVSKVAVEGTSQNGVTTYNVDISIDNPANVKIGMNANAEIQIASAKNVVVLPQSAIIKLGGRNFVIEKKNIPANFDITKLASFLKQLSTSTSSGLQSARRTDRFAAFQSTGRNDTANNSTANNRFTGEYRRSSSNNSFRNLLTPVELGLSDNNMVEIKSGLDEGTEVVLPYAISSSSNSNNQNSQRQYNRDGGFRGGFMMGPAPGR
- a CDS encoding ABC transporter ATP-binding protein, with amino-acid sequence MNLAVIVLKNVCKYYKMGEEIVKALDDVTLEIEKGSFTSIMGPSGSGKSTLMNIIGCLDVPTSGTYILDGMDTSKMDDDQLSMIRNRKIGFVFQYYNLLPKLTAIENVELPLIYAGVPKSKRLKAARELLESMGMGSRLYHYPSQLSGGQQQRVAIARALVVNPEIILADEPTGNLDSRSGEEVMKILSMINEKEKKTIVLITHDMKIANYARNLIKISDGKIVGQEETYEKYV